One Streptomyces sp. NBC_00102 DNA segment encodes these proteins:
- a CDS encoding DUF6350 family protein, with translation MAGVTQVTDRSPMLSSGRGRAAALASALLRGAIAAGLGLATLTVLLMGLWISSPYSDAGPGGTMRTAAALWLLSHGAELVRSDTLSSIPAPVATVPLLLTALPVWLLHRAARDALDAVDPVGPMEATDERPPPSAAAVCCAVTTGYLLVVAGAVAFVRSAPLSVDTGNSATLAFPLVAVVAGAAVAGVWTASGRPLGATPSWAPLRVQEAVARTLFRDRAEAATRSALAGVVVLLGGGALLVAVGLVRHRAAAEESFLALSDEVSGKVAVLLLAMALVPNAAVWAASYGLGPGFSLGTEATVAPLGFHGDPALPGFPLLAALPDPGPGTAANATACAVPLLAAFAVAWFTVRRAAPLYGAREDAWSPGETALVTGLAAIGCGAGTAALAALAGGPMGTRALAEFGPVWWLTGGAAVIWTVVLGVPLALLMRAWRLREQTWGWRWETAEAVRGAGVTSKVPEAVAVPEWTARPARASGFWRSASSPAAAPGAEFPGGAAQESRGAVSGEARAWWNPRLPRRTWTTRRTWTTWTTWRTWRTWRKPEASGATAAAGTPSAPPAPASPAGRPAAPVASPVTAPVVAPVVGAPVTPPLAAPVAPPLAVPLAPPVTPPLAPTARPAEPGSESYDFLPRSEPASRPEPEDPRPTTTDGAAT, from the coding sequence ATGGCGGGCGTGACCCAAGTGACCGATCGCAGCCCGATGTTGTCCTCCGGACGCGGCAGGGCTGCCGCCCTGGCCTCCGCACTCCTGCGCGGTGCGATCGCGGCCGGACTCGGTCTCGCCACCCTCACCGTCCTCCTGATGGGGCTCTGGATCAGCTCCCCCTACTCCGACGCGGGACCCGGCGGGACGATGCGTACGGCGGCGGCCCTGTGGCTGCTCTCGCACGGCGCCGAACTCGTCAGGAGTGACACCCTCAGCTCAATCCCCGCGCCGGTGGCGACCGTCCCCCTGCTGCTGACGGCGCTCCCCGTGTGGCTGTTGCACCGGGCCGCCCGCGACGCGCTGGACGCGGTGGACCCGGTGGGCCCGATGGAGGCGACGGACGAGCGGCCACCGCCGTCGGCGGCCGCCGTCTGCTGCGCGGTGACGACCGGCTATCTGCTGGTGGTCGCGGGAGCGGTGGCCTTCGTCCGGTCGGCCCCGCTGAGCGTGGACACCGGGAATTCGGCCACCCTGGCGTTCCCGCTGGTGGCCGTGGTGGCGGGTGCGGCGGTGGCCGGGGTGTGGACGGCGTCCGGCCGGCCGTTGGGCGCCACCCCGTCCTGGGCCCCGCTGCGGGTCCAGGAAGCGGTCGCCCGGACCCTCTTCCGGGACAGGGCCGAAGCGGCGACCCGCTCGGCGCTGGCGGGGGTCGTCGTGCTGCTCGGCGGCGGCGCGCTGCTCGTCGCGGTGGGGCTCGTACGGCATCGGGCCGCCGCCGAGGAATCGTTCCTGGCGCTCTCCGACGAGGTGTCCGGGAAGGTCGCGGTGTTGCTGCTCGCGATGGCGCTGGTACCGAACGCGGCGGTGTGGGCGGCGTCGTACGGACTCGGGCCCGGCTTCTCGCTCGGTACGGAGGCGACGGTCGCCCCCCTCGGTTTCCACGGCGACCCCGCGCTCCCCGGGTTCCCGCTGCTGGCCGCCCTGCCCGATCCGGGCCCCGGAACCGCCGCGAACGCAACGGCCTGCGCGGTCCCCCTGCTGGCGGCGTTCGCCGTCGCCTGGTTCACCGTGCGGAGGGCGGCCCCGCTGTACGGAGCGCGCGAGGACGCCTGGAGCCCGGGGGAGACCGCGCTGGTCACGGGGCTCGCGGCGATCGGCTGCGGTGCGGGGACGGCCGCCCTCGCCGCCCTCGCGGGCGGGCCGATGGGGACTCGGGCGCTCGCCGAGTTCGGCCCGGTCTGGTGGCTGACCGGCGGCGCCGCGGTGATCTGGACCGTCGTGCTGGGAGTGCCCCTGGCCCTGCTCATGAGGGCCTGGAGGCTGCGGGAACAGACCTGGGGCTGGCGGTGGGAGACGGCCGAAGCGGTGCGGGGCGCGGGAGTCACGAGCAAGGTGCCCGAGGCCGTGGCGGTGCCGGAGTGGACGGCGCGACCCGCGCGCGCATCCGGTTTCTGGCGGTCCGCGTCCTCGCCGGCGGCCGCTCCCGGGGCGGAGTTCCCGGGCGGGGCCGCACAGGAATCCCGCGGAGCGGTCTCCGGAGAAGCGCGCGCGTGGTGGAACCCGCGCCTACCCCGGCGGACGTGGACGACGCGGCGGACGTGGACGACGTGGACGACGTGGCGGACGTGGCGGACGTGGCGGAAGCCCGAAGCGTCCGGAGCGACGGCGGCAGCCGGTACGCCGTCAGCTCCGCCGGCCCCCGCGAGCCCGGCGGGAAGGCCCGCCGCGCCCGTCGCCTCACCTGTCACGGCGCCCGTCGTCGCTCCTGTCGTCGGCGCGCCCGTCACTCCGCCCCTGGCCGCGCCCGTTGCTCCGCCCCTTGCCGTGCCCCTTGCCCCGCCCGTCACTCCGCCCCTTGCCCCGACCGCCCGTCCCGCCGAACCCGGTTCCGAGAGCTACGACTTCCTGCCGAGGTCGGAGCCCGCGAGCCGTCCCGAGCCGGAGGACCCCCGGCCGACGACGACGGACGGCGCGGCAACCTGA